The Deinococcus roseus genome window below encodes:
- the malQ gene encoding 4-alpha-glucanotransferase — protein MNLPRSSGILLHPTSFPGRYGVGELGASAYAFLDWLYDAGQQWWQVLPLGPTGYGDSPYQSFSAFAGNPYLISFDDLKKEGLLTEEDLQDTPDFLPGKVDYGWIYIWKFQKLQAAYTHFKNGAFTNLKAEFATFKAQEDAWLEDYALFMALKDENGGLPWNAWDLPIRQRKAQAMQDARIRLADDIERISFYQFLFFRAWTQVRAYAHSKGIQVIGDIPIFVAMDSADAWANPDQFYFDDLGQPTVVAGVPPDYFSETGQLWGNPLYRWDVMQAQGFQWWIERIKGCLKLYDLVRIDHFRGFEAYWEIQYPAENAIDGQWVKAPGKELFKTILDALGEIPIIAEDLGVITEEVEDLRDSFGFPGMAILQFAFGGGDWASNAFLPENLKDNQIVYSGTHDNDTTRGWFNAAKEDELTHLNQVAGSEVTEDRVAWVLTEMAWRSRARVSIVPLQDVLNLDTAARMNLPGSLSDSNWSWRYPQGALSPFVARRLKSLTQEAGRYVQPRVTA, from the coding sequence ATGAACTTACCCCGCAGCAGCGGCATCCTGCTCCACCCCACGTCATTTCCTGGTCGGTATGGCGTAGGTGAGCTTGGTGCAAGTGCATATGCTTTTTTAGACTGGCTGTACGATGCCGGACAGCAGTGGTGGCAGGTGCTGCCCCTGGGTCCCACCGGCTACGGAGACAGCCCCTACCAATCCTTCAGTGCTTTTGCAGGCAACCCCTACCTGATCAGCTTTGATGACCTGAAAAAAGAAGGCCTGCTGACCGAAGAAGACCTTCAGGACACTCCAGATTTCCTGCCTGGAAAAGTGGATTACGGCTGGATTTACATCTGGAAATTCCAGAAGCTGCAGGCTGCCTACACCCACTTTAAAAACGGTGCATTCACCAACCTGAAAGCCGAATTTGCCACCTTTAAAGCCCAGGAAGACGCATGGCTGGAAGACTACGCCCTGTTCATGGCACTCAAAGACGAAAACGGCGGGCTGCCCTGGAATGCCTGGGACCTCCCCATCCGCCAGCGTAAAGCCCAGGCCATGCAGGACGCCAGAATCCGTCTTGCCGATGACATCGAACGCATCAGTTTCTACCAGTTCCTGTTCTTCCGGGCCTGGACCCAGGTGCGTGCCTACGCCCACAGCAAAGGCATCCAGGTCATCGGAGACATTCCCATTTTTGTGGCCATGGACTCTGCAGATGCATGGGCCAACCCGGACCAGTTCTACTTTGATGACCTCGGGCAACCCACCGTGGTGGCAGGTGTGCCACCAGACTACTTCAGTGAAACCGGACAGCTGTGGGGCAACCCCCTGTACCGCTGGGATGTCATGCAGGCCCAGGGTTTCCAGTGGTGGATTGAACGCATCAAAGGCTGCCTGAAACTTTACGATCTGGTGCGCATTGACCACTTCCGGGGTTTTGAAGCCTACTGGGAAATCCAGTACCCTGCAGAAAACGCCATCGATGGCCAGTGGGTCAAGGCCCCCGGCAAGGAACTCTTCAAGACCATCCTGGATGCTCTGGGAGAAATTCCCATCATTGCAGAGGACCTGGGCGTGATCACTGAAGAAGTGGAAGACCTGCGGGATTCCTTTGGATTCCCTGGCATGGCCATCCTGCAGTTCGCTTTCGGTGGGGGAGACTGGGCATCGAATGCCTTCCTGCCTGAAAACCTCAAGGACAACCAGATTGTTTACAGTGGCACCCACGACAACGACACCACCCGTGGCTGGTTCAATGCCGCCAAGGAAGATGAACTGACCCACCTCAACCAGGTGGCTGGCAGCGAAGTCACCGAGGACCGGGTGGCCTGGGTTCTGACAGAAATGGCCTGGCGCTCACGTGCACGGGTGTCCATTGTGCCCCTGCAGGATGTGCTGAACCTGGACACTGCGGCCCGCATGAACCTGCCTGGAAGCCTCAGTGACAGCAACTGGTCCTGGCGCTACCCCCAGGGTGCCCTGAGCCCCTTTGTGGCGAGACGTCTGAAATCCCTCACCCAGGAAGCCGGGCGTTATGTGCAGCCCCGGGTGACTGCCTGA